A part of Nomascus leucogenys isolate Asia unplaced genomic scaffold, Asia_NLE_v1 002053F_16099_qpd_obj, whole genome shotgun sequence genomic DNA contains:
- the LOC115834395 gene encoding tripartite motif-containing protein 51-like, whose protein sequence is MPAFLHEEEQHHLQRLQKEGEDIFQQLNESKARMEHLRELLRGMYEDLKQMCHKADVELLQASGDILHRCESLLLQVSEPVNPELSAVPITGLLDRLNGFRVDFTLQHERANSHIFLCGDVRSVNVGCDPQDDPDITAKSECFLVWGAQAFTSGKYYWEVHVHDSWNWAFGVCNNYWKEKRQNDKIDGEEGLFLLGCVKEDTHCSLFTTSPFVVQYVPRPTSTVGLFLDCEGRTMSFVDVDQSSLIYTIPNCSFSPPLRPIFCCSHF, encoded by the exons ATGCCTGCATTTCTCCACGAAGAAGAGCAACATCACTTGCAGAGGCTGCAAAAGGAAGGCGAGGACATTTTTCAGCAACTCAATGAAAGCAAAGCCAGAATGGAACATTTGAGGGAGCTTTTAAGAGGAATGTATGAGGATCTGAAGCAAATGTGCCATAAAGCAGATGTGGAGCTACTCCAG gcttCTGGAGACATATTACACAG GTGTGAGTCTCTGCTGCTGCAAGTGTCTGAGCCTGTGAATCCAGAGCTCAGTGCAGTGCCCATCACTGGACTGCTGGACAGGCTCAATGGATTCAGAG ttGATTTTACTCTGCAGCATGAAAGAGCCAATAGTCATATCTTCCTGTGTGGAGATGTGAGAAGCGTGAATGTTGGATGTGACCCTCAAGATGATCCCGATATCACTGCAAAATCCGAATGTTTTCTTGTATGGGGGGCTCAGGCTTTCACATCTGGCAAATATTATTGGGAGGTTCACGTGCATGACTCTTGGAATTGGGCTTTTGGAGTCTGTAACAATTattggaaagagaagagacagaatgaCAAGATAGATGGAGAGGAGGGACTCTTTCTTCTTGGATGTGTTAAGGAGgacactcactgcagtctctttACCACCTCCCCATTTGTGGTGCAATATGTTCCAAGACCTACCAGCACAGTAGGATTATTCCTGGATTGTGAAGGTAGAACCATGAGCTTTGTTGACGTTGATCAAAGTTCCCTGATATACACCATCCCTAATTGctccttctcacctcctctcAGGCCCATCTTTTGCTGTAGTCACTTCTGA